The Athene noctua chromosome 13, bAthNoc1.hap1.1, whole genome shotgun sequence genome has a segment encoding these proteins:
- the ANKDD1A gene encoding ankyrin repeat and death domain-containing protein 1A isoform X1 — MGDDLASEGDTLLHSEKEFHDAAKRNDTARMEELIRRGVDIKAKNNTGRTALHWAAGAGNVDAVRLLLDHDVPVDDKDSFGMNALLLSAWFGHLHVLQILVNAGAKINCVNRNGRNLLHCAAQRGHVRVVEFITEDLEDMCVDKTDKMDRTAFHLAAEYGWLEVVEFLIRLGCTHSAKDKEENTALHLAAKNGHLSVLQKIIDVGVDLDVKNLEGLTALHLAAEGGHSNSVKLLLEAGADVNAQTQKKMNCLHYAAQHGYEEIARILVDAGIHTDAVNHQNASATHIAVLQNFPAMVKLFIDVECDLDIPDNRQQTSLHIAAEHGRQDIAEMILIAGVNLKLTDKQGKTSLDVAARGNHINLVDMIIKADRFYKWEKDNLNSDSDSWVAKHLTFKQDHRLETQHIRSVMWRLATKYLKPGEWKKLAHYWKFTDAHIRAIEQQWTGTKSYREHGHRMLLIWLHGVITAGENPIKGLYEGLVGIGRRDLAESIRKKANADSASPRKCVAM; from the exons ATGGGGGACGACCTGGCCTCGGAGGGGGACACCC TGCTTCATTCAGAGAAGGAGTTCCACGACGCGGCAAAGCGGAATGACACAGCCAGGATGGAGGAGCTCATCAGGAGAGGGGTCGACATCAAAGCCAAAAACAAT ACAGGCCGGACTGCCCTGCactgggctgcaggagctggaaacgTGGATGCTGTGCGGCTGCTCCTGGATCACGATGTCCCGGTGGATGACAAAGACAGT TTTGGAATGAACGCGCTTCTCCTGTCTGCCTGGTTTGGCCACCTCCATGTCCTGCAGATCCTCGTCAATGCTGGGGCCAAGATTAACTGTGTCAATAGG AACGGCAGGAACCTGCTCCACTGTGCAGCTCAGAGGGGACATGTCCGGGTGGTGGAGTTCATCACGGAGGACCTGGAGGACATGTGTGTAGATAAGACAGACAAG ATGGACAGGACAGCATTTCACCTGGCTGCAGAGTATGGGTGgctggaggtggtggagttcctaATTCGACTGGGTTGTACTCACAGTGCCAAAGACAAG gaagaaaatacagcattGCATTTAGCTGCTAAAAATGGACACCTCTCTGTGCTACAGAAGATTATAGATGTTGGAGTGGACCTCGATGTAAAGAATTTA GAAGGACTCACAGCTCTGCACCTAGCTGCTGAGGGGGGTCACAGCAACTCTGTGAAGCTGCTCTTGGAAGCTGGTGCCGATGTCAATGCCCAAACCCAG AAGAAGATGAACTGCCTTCATTACGCAGCACAGCACGGCTACGAGGAGATAGCCCGGATCCTCGTGGATGCAGGAATCCACACAGATGCTGTTAATCAT CAAAACGCATCAGCAACACACATTGCAGTACTGCAGAACTTCCCAGCTATGGTGAAGCTCTTCATTGACGTGGAGTGTGACCTTGACATTCCAGATAAT AGGCAGCAGACCTCGCTCCACATCGCTGCAGAGCATGGCAGGCAGGACATCGCTGAGATGATTCTCATTGCAGGAGTTAATCTGAAGCTAACAGACAAG CAAGGGAAAACATCTCTGGATGTTGCCGCCCGAGGCAATCACATCAACTTGGTGGACATGATTATCAAAGCTGATCGGTTTTACAAATGGGAAAAG GACAATCTGAACAGCGACTCTGACTCCTGGGTGGCAAAGCATTTGACCTTTAAGCAAGATCACAGGCTGGAAACGCAGCACATTCGCTCGGTGATGTGGAGATTGGCTACAAAGTACCTCAAACCTGGTGAATGGAAGAAGCTGGCACATTACTGGAAATTCACTGATGCCCACATTAGGGCTATTGAGCAACAATGGACAG GCACTAAAAGCTACAGGGAGCATGGCCACAGAATGTTGCTTATCTGGCTCCACGGCGTGATCACAGCAGGAGAAAATCCAATCAAGGGATTGTATGAAGGCCTTGTGGGAATCGGAAGAAGAGATTTAGCAG AAAGCATTCGGAAAAAAGCAAATGCAGACTCAGCCTCTCCACGGAAGTGTGTAGCAATGTAA
- the ANKDD1A gene encoding ankyrin repeat and death domain-containing protein 1A isoform X2, whose product MGDDLASEGDTLLHSEKEFHDAAKRNDTARMEELIRRGVDIKAKNNTGRTALHWAAGAGNVDAVRLLLDHDVPVDDKDSFGMNALLLSAWFGHLHVLQILVNAGAKINCVNRNGRNLLHCAAQRGHVRVVEFITEDLEDMCVDKTDKMDRTAFHLAAEYGWLEVVEFLIRLGCTHSAKDKEENTALHLAAKNGHLSVLQKIIDVGVDLDVKNLEGLTALHLAAEGGHSNSVKLLLEAGADVNAQTQKMNCLHYAAQHGYEEIARILVDAGIHTDAVNHQNASATHIAVLQNFPAMVKLFIDVECDLDIPDNRQQTSLHIAAEHGRQDIAEMILIAGVNLKLTDKQGKTSLDVAARGNHINLVDMIIKADRFYKWEKDNLNSDSDSWVAKHLTFKQDHRLETQHIRSVMWRLATKYLKPGEWKKLAHYWKFTDAHIRAIEQQWTGTKSYREHGHRMLLIWLHGVITAGENPIKGLYEGLVGIGRRDLAESIRKKANADSASPRKCVAM is encoded by the exons ATGGGGGACGACCTGGCCTCGGAGGGGGACACCC TGCTTCATTCAGAGAAGGAGTTCCACGACGCGGCAAAGCGGAATGACACAGCCAGGATGGAGGAGCTCATCAGGAGAGGGGTCGACATCAAAGCCAAAAACAAT ACAGGCCGGACTGCCCTGCactgggctgcaggagctggaaacgTGGATGCTGTGCGGCTGCTCCTGGATCACGATGTCCCGGTGGATGACAAAGACAGT TTTGGAATGAACGCGCTTCTCCTGTCTGCCTGGTTTGGCCACCTCCATGTCCTGCAGATCCTCGTCAATGCTGGGGCCAAGATTAACTGTGTCAATAGG AACGGCAGGAACCTGCTCCACTGTGCAGCTCAGAGGGGACATGTCCGGGTGGTGGAGTTCATCACGGAGGACCTGGAGGACATGTGTGTAGATAAGACAGACAAG ATGGACAGGACAGCATTTCACCTGGCTGCAGAGTATGGGTGgctggaggtggtggagttcctaATTCGACTGGGTTGTACTCACAGTGCCAAAGACAAG gaagaaaatacagcattGCATTTAGCTGCTAAAAATGGACACCTCTCTGTGCTACAGAAGATTATAGATGTTGGAGTGGACCTCGATGTAAAGAATTTA GAAGGACTCACAGCTCTGCACCTAGCTGCTGAGGGGGGTCACAGCAACTCTGTGAAGCTGCTCTTGGAAGCTGGTGCCGATGTCAATGCCCAAACCCAG AAGATGAACTGCCTTCATTACGCAGCACAGCACGGCTACGAGGAGATAGCCCGGATCCTCGTGGATGCAGGAATCCACACAGATGCTGTTAATCAT CAAAACGCATCAGCAACACACATTGCAGTACTGCAGAACTTCCCAGCTATGGTGAAGCTCTTCATTGACGTGGAGTGTGACCTTGACATTCCAGATAAT AGGCAGCAGACCTCGCTCCACATCGCTGCAGAGCATGGCAGGCAGGACATCGCTGAGATGATTCTCATTGCAGGAGTTAATCTGAAGCTAACAGACAAG CAAGGGAAAACATCTCTGGATGTTGCCGCCCGAGGCAATCACATCAACTTGGTGGACATGATTATCAAAGCTGATCGGTTTTACAAATGGGAAAAG GACAATCTGAACAGCGACTCTGACTCCTGGGTGGCAAAGCATTTGACCTTTAAGCAAGATCACAGGCTGGAAACGCAGCACATTCGCTCGGTGATGTGGAGATTGGCTACAAAGTACCTCAAACCTGGTGAATGGAAGAAGCTGGCACATTACTGGAAATTCACTGATGCCCACATTAGGGCTATTGAGCAACAATGGACAG GCACTAAAAGCTACAGGGAGCATGGCCACAGAATGTTGCTTATCTGGCTCCACGGCGTGATCACAGCAGGAGAAAATCCAATCAAGGGATTGTATGAAGGCCTTGTGGGAATCGGAAGAAGAGATTTAGCAG AAAGCATTCGGAAAAAAGCAAATGCAGACTCAGCCTCTCCACGGAAGTGTGTAGCAATGTAA
- the ANKDD1A gene encoding ankyrin repeat and death domain-containing protein 1A isoform X3, producing the protein MGDDLASEGDTLLHSEKEFHDAAKRNDTARMEELIRRGVDIKAKNNTGRTALHWAAGAGNVDAVRLLLDHDVPVDDKDSFGMNALLLSAWFGHLHVLQILVNAGAKINCVNRNGRNLLHCAAQRGHVRVVEFITEDLEDMCVDKTDKMDRTAFHLAAEYGWLEVVEFLIRLGCTHSAKDKEGLTALHLAAEGGHSNSVKLLLEAGADVNAQTQKKMNCLHYAAQHGYEEIARILVDAGIHTDAVNHQNASATHIAVLQNFPAMVKLFIDVECDLDIPDNRQQTSLHIAAEHGRQDIAEMILIAGVNLKLTDKQGKTSLDVAARGNHINLVDMIIKADRFYKWEKDNLNSDSDSWVAKHLTFKQDHRLETQHIRSVMWRLATKYLKPGEWKKLAHYWKFTDAHIRAIEQQWTGTKSYREHGHRMLLIWLHGVITAGENPIKGLYEGLVGIGRRDLAESIRKKANADSASPRKCVAM; encoded by the exons ATGGGGGACGACCTGGCCTCGGAGGGGGACACCC TGCTTCATTCAGAGAAGGAGTTCCACGACGCGGCAAAGCGGAATGACACAGCCAGGATGGAGGAGCTCATCAGGAGAGGGGTCGACATCAAAGCCAAAAACAAT ACAGGCCGGACTGCCCTGCactgggctgcaggagctggaaacgTGGATGCTGTGCGGCTGCTCCTGGATCACGATGTCCCGGTGGATGACAAAGACAGT TTTGGAATGAACGCGCTTCTCCTGTCTGCCTGGTTTGGCCACCTCCATGTCCTGCAGATCCTCGTCAATGCTGGGGCCAAGATTAACTGTGTCAATAGG AACGGCAGGAACCTGCTCCACTGTGCAGCTCAGAGGGGACATGTCCGGGTGGTGGAGTTCATCACGGAGGACCTGGAGGACATGTGTGTAGATAAGACAGACAAG ATGGACAGGACAGCATTTCACCTGGCTGCAGAGTATGGGTGgctggaggtggtggagttcctaATTCGACTGGGTTGTACTCACAGTGCCAAAGACAAG GAAGGACTCACAGCTCTGCACCTAGCTGCTGAGGGGGGTCACAGCAACTCTGTGAAGCTGCTCTTGGAAGCTGGTGCCGATGTCAATGCCCAAACCCAG AAGAAGATGAACTGCCTTCATTACGCAGCACAGCACGGCTACGAGGAGATAGCCCGGATCCTCGTGGATGCAGGAATCCACACAGATGCTGTTAATCAT CAAAACGCATCAGCAACACACATTGCAGTACTGCAGAACTTCCCAGCTATGGTGAAGCTCTTCATTGACGTGGAGTGTGACCTTGACATTCCAGATAAT AGGCAGCAGACCTCGCTCCACATCGCTGCAGAGCATGGCAGGCAGGACATCGCTGAGATGATTCTCATTGCAGGAGTTAATCTGAAGCTAACAGACAAG CAAGGGAAAACATCTCTGGATGTTGCCGCCCGAGGCAATCACATCAACTTGGTGGACATGATTATCAAAGCTGATCGGTTTTACAAATGGGAAAAG GACAATCTGAACAGCGACTCTGACTCCTGGGTGGCAAAGCATTTGACCTTTAAGCAAGATCACAGGCTGGAAACGCAGCACATTCGCTCGGTGATGTGGAGATTGGCTACAAAGTACCTCAAACCTGGTGAATGGAAGAAGCTGGCACATTACTGGAAATTCACTGATGCCCACATTAGGGCTATTGAGCAACAATGGACAG GCACTAAAAGCTACAGGGAGCATGGCCACAGAATGTTGCTTATCTGGCTCCACGGCGTGATCACAGCAGGAGAAAATCCAATCAAGGGATTGTATGAAGGCCTTGTGGGAATCGGAAGAAGAGATTTAGCAG AAAGCATTCGGAAAAAAGCAAATGCAGACTCAGCCTCTCCACGGAAGTGTGTAGCAATGTAA
- the SPG21 gene encoding maspardin, whose amino-acid sequence MGEIKVSPDYNWFRSTVPLKKIIVDDDDSKVWSLYDAGPRSIRCPLIFLPPVSGTADVFFQQILALTGWGYRVIALQYPVYWDHLEFCDGFRKLLDHLQLDKVHLFGASLGGFLAQKFAEYTHKSPRVQSLILCNSFSDTSIFNQTWTANSFWLMPAFMLKKIVLGNFASGPLDPEMADGIDFMVDRLESLGQSELASRLTLNCQNSYVEPHKIRDIPVTIMDVFDQSALSTEAKEEMYKLYPNARRAHLKTGGNFPYLCRSAEVNLYIQIHLLQFHGTRYAAIDPSMVSAEELEVQKISLHTSHEQEEQ is encoded by the exons ATGGGAGAGATTAAAGTCTCTCCTGACTATAACTGGTTCAGAAGCACAGTTCCTCTTAAAAAG ATAATAGTAGACGATGATGACAGTAAAGTCTGGTCACTGTATGACGCGGGACCTAGGAGCATTCGGTGCCCACTCATATTTCTCCCTCCTGTAAGTGGAACTGCAGATGTGTTTTTCCAGCAAATTTTGGCACTGACTGGCTGGGGCTACAGAGTTATCGCT TTGCAGTATCCGGTGTACTGGGATCACCTTGAGTTCTGTGATGGATTCAGAAAACTGTTAGACCACCTTCAGCTGGATAAA GTTCACCTCTTTGGAGCTTCTCTGGGAGGTTTTCTGGCTCAAAAATTTGCTGAATACACACACAAATCTCCCAGAGTTCAATCTCTCATCCTGTGTAATTCCTTTAGTGACACTTCTATCTTCAATCAGACATGGACAGCAAACAG CTTTTGGCTGATGCCTGCttttatgctgaaaaaaattgTCCTTGGGAATTTTGCATCTGGTCCTCTAGATCCTGAAATGGCCGATGGGATTGATTTCATGGTGGACAGG CTGGAGAGTCTGGGCCAGAGCGAGCTCGCTTCAAGACTTACCCTCAACTGCCAGAACTCCTATGTAGAACCTCATAAAATTCGAGACATCCCCGTAACCATTATGGAT GTGTTTGACCAAAGCGCGCTTTCAactgaagcaaaagaagaaatgtaTAAGCTTTATCCTAATGCCAGAAGAGCTCATCTCAAAACAGGAGGCAACTTCCCCTATCTCTGCAGGAGTGCTGAGGTCAACCTGTATATTCAG ATCCATTTACTGCAGTTCCATGGTACCCGCTATGCAGCCATCGATCCCTCCATGGTCAGTGCAGAAGAGCTGGAAGTCCAAAAAATAAGTCTTCACACCAGCCACGAGCAAGAAGAGCAGTAG